One Manihot esculenta cultivar AM560-2 chromosome 18, M.esculenta_v8, whole genome shotgun sequence genomic window carries:
- the LOC110607045 gene encoding GRAS family protein RAM1, which produces MMEGLEEEEELLNLSLAIVTDSGGDKKRKRKTRSLFDPLNSYAGCEGKIFRLLQIREQMLKPNHKRKGVVEDGKGLHLIHLLLITATAVDENNLGTALENLTELYQSVSLTGDSVERVVAYFSDGLAARLLTRKSPFYDMIMKEPTSEEEFLAFTDLYRVSPYYQFAHFTANQAIIETFEKEEESNNRALHVIDFDVSYGFQWPSLIQSLSEKATNGNRISLQITGYGRSLEELQETESRLVSFSKGFRNLVFEFHGLLRDSKLINLKKKKNETVAVNLVFHLNTLNDSLKISDTLKSIHSLQPSIVVLVEQEGSRSPRSFLSRFMESLHYFAAMFDSLEDCLPLESSERLNIEKNHLGKEIKGMLNYDRDNNYDSNSCPRYEKMETWKGRMESHGFSGIKLSSKSLIQAKLLLKIRTHYRPLQFEGESGSGFRVFERDDGRAISLGWQDRCLLTASAWHCV; this is translated from the coding sequence ATGATGGAAGGcttagaggaggaggaggagcttCTGAATCTTAGCCTGGCTATTGTTACAGATTCCGGAGGAGACAAGAAAAGGAAGAGGAAGACAAGGTCTCTTTTCGATCCATTAAACTCGTATGCAGGTTGTGAAGGGAAGATTTTTAGACTCCTGCAAATTAGAGAACAAATGCTAAAACCAAATCACAAGAGAAAAGGAGTTGTTGAAGATGGAAAAGGTCTTCATTTGATCCATTTGCTTCTCATTACAGCAACTGCCGTTGATGAAAACAACCTAGGCACAGCTTTAGAGAATCTAACTGAACTGTATCAAAGTGTGTCCTTAACTGGTGACTCTGTCGAAAGAGTTGTCGCTTATTTTTCAGATGGCTTGGCTGCTAGGCTTCTTACAAGAAAATCTCCATTCTACGACATGATCATGAAGGAGCCAACTAGTGAAGAAGAGTTCTTGGCTTTCACAGATCTCTATCGTGTCTCTCCTTATTACCAGTTTGCTCATTTCACCGCCAACCAAGCTATCATCGAAACTTTTGAGAAGGAGGAAGAAAGCAATAACCGAGCATTGCATGTGATTGATTTTGATGTCTCGTATGGCTTTCAGTGGCCTTCTCTGATTCAATCTCTCTCTGAGAAGGCAACTAATGGCAATCGAATATCGCTTCAAATAACTGGCTATGGAAGAAGCTTGGAAGAGCTGCAAGAAACTGAGAGTAGATTAGTTAGCTTCTCGAAAGGATTTCGAAATCTAGTGTTTGAGTTTCATGGATTGTTGAGAGACTCCAAGCTTATCAAcctgaagaaaaagaagaatgaaACAGTTGCTGTGAATTTAGTCTTTCATTTGAACACCTTGAATGATTCATTGAAGATTTCTGACACGTTAAAATCAATACATTCACTTCAACCTTCCATTGTTGTCTTGGTGGAGCAAGAAGGAAGCAGAAGTCCAAGAAGCTTCTTATCAAGATTCATGGAATCCCTACACTATTTTGCAGCCATGTTTGATTCTTTAGAAGATTGTCTTCCATTAGAAAGCTCAGAGAGATTAAACATAGAGAAGAACCATCTTGGGAAAGAGATCAAAGGCATGCTCAATTATGACAGAGATAATAATTATGATTCAAACAGCTGTCCAAGATATGAGAAGATGGAAACATGGAAGGGAAGGATGGAGAGCCATGGATTCTCAGGAATTAAACTAAGCTCAAAATCCTTGATTCAAGCCAAGCTGCTTTTGAAAATTAGAACCCATTATAGGCCTCTTCAATTTGAAGGAGAGAGTGGTAGTGGGTTCAGAGTATTTGAAAGAGATGATGGAAGAGCAATTTCTCTAGGGTGGCAAGATAGGTGCTTACTTACAGCCTCTGCATGGCATTGTGTATGA
- the LOC110606455 gene encoding phospholipase ABHD3, giving the protein MDFTSSIHQSSSLYPYYVLLNGFSIIPLSHFLFAAAVFSVVFLYNFLEFHLVGDFFLGFRGNPIRLTHNPSSALYNSVVSHCKILHGRYLATLWLASPHLQTCFLSFGGRPPVFSYRRQIYHASDGGTIALDWLTHSDVSGGSFLMNNAISKEDKIPIVVVIPGLSSDSAAAYIKHFAFSTAKRGLNVVVCNHRGLGGVSITSDCFYNAGWTEDIRVVINYLHNEYPSAPLFAVGTSIGANILVKYLGEDGERTHVAGAVAICNPWDLMIGDRFISRRLLQKFYDRVLAFGLQNYAKLHEPRFSRLATWEGIKKSRSVRDFNSHLTCHVGKFETVDTFYRRCSSSYYVGNVSVPLLCINALDDPLCTREAIPWDECRANKNIVLATPKHGGHLAFFEGLTGACLWWVRAVDEFLVVLHSSTCMHVQKDISSLHSSDGTAIDQGPYVNIAEDGMVASVFGQEPRDHVSEEIKEMISDIGQDDHHTETTQTSEQHTNINTKSSDVTAPVRKCLNQISRQTQKSALLLTRKIFPAAMLRR; this is encoded by the exons ATGGATTTCACTAGCTCCATTCATCAATCTTCTTCTCTCTACCCCTACTATGTCCTTCTCAATGGCTTTTCTATTATACCCCTTTCGCATTTTCTCTTTGCGGCTGCTGTTTTCTCCGTCGTGTTTCTGTACAATTTTCTCGAGTTTCACTTAGTTGGAGATTTCTTTCTTGGGTTTCGAGGCAACCCAATTCGCCTTACCCACAACCCCTCGTCTGCATTGTATAATAGTGTCGTTTCTCACTGTAAAATCCTTCATGGCAG GTATTTGGCTACCCTCTGGCTTGCAAGTCCTCATTTACAGACGTGCTTTTTAAGTTTCGGTGGGAGACCACCGGTTTTCAGCTACAGAAG ACAGATTTATCATGCTTCTGATGGTGGAACAATTGCTTTGGATTGGTTAACGCATTCTGATG TTTCAGGAGGCTCTTTTCTCATGAATAATGCCATTTCTAAAGAAGACAAAATTCCTATAGTGGTTGTGATTCCTGGCTTATCAAGTGACTCTGCTGCTGCT TATATAAAGCATTTTGCCTTCAGTACAGCAAAACGTGGGTTGAATGTTGTTGTTTGTAATCATCGAGGATTGGGCGGTGTTTCAATTACT TCTGATTGCTTTTACAATGCTGGATGGACAGAAGATATACGAGTAGTCATTAATTATCTCCATAATGAATACCCCAGTGCTCCTCTATTTGCTGTTGGAACTAGCATTGGTGCCAACATTCTG GTAAAATATCTTGGGGAGGATGGAGAGAGGACTCATGTTGCTGGAGCTGTAGCCATTTGTAATCCATGGGATCTCATG ATTGGAGATAGATTTATAAGCCGCAGGCTGTTGCAAAAGTTCTATGACAGGGTTCTAGCATTTGGCCTTCAAAATTATGCAAAACT ACATGAGCCTCGATTTTCTAGGCTTGCTACTTGGGAAGGCATAAAAAAG TCACGTTCTGTTCGAGATTTCAACAGCCATTTGACCTGCCATGTTGGGAAATTTGAG ACTGTGGATACATTCTACAGGCGCTGTAGCAGTTCCTATTACGTTGGAAATGTGTCAGTACCACTACTATGCATCAATGCTCTGGATGATCCACTCTGTACTAGGGAAGCCATACCTTGGGATGAATGCAG ggcaaataaaaatattgtgtTGGCCACACCGAAGCATGGAGGACATCTGGCATTCTTTGAAGGATTAACTGGAGCCTGCTTGTG GTGGGTGAGGGCAGTTGATGAATTTCTTGTTGTTCTACATTCTAGTACTTGCATGCATGTCCAAaag GACATTTCTAGTTTGCATTCATCAGATGGAACTGCAATTGATCAGGGCCCATATGTGAACATTGCAGAAGATGGAATGGTGGCTTCAGTGTTCGGTCAGGAACCAAGAGATCATGTGTCTGAAGAGATTAAAGAAATGATTTCTGATATAGGACAAGATGATCACCATACAGAGACTACTCAAACCTCAGAACAGCACACAAACATAAATACCAAGTCTTCTGATGTAACTGCTCCAGTAAGAAAATGCCTGAATCAGATTTCTCGGCAGACTCAAAAATCAGCATTGTTGCTTACAAGAAAAATCTTCCCTGCAGCTATGCTTAGAAGATAA